From a region of the Xyrauchen texanus isolate HMW12.3.18 chromosome 39, RBS_HiC_50CHRs, whole genome shotgun sequence genome:
- the LOC127632909 gene encoding protein Spindly-like, which produces MASSKSRNIVIACLALWSIISLIIIVVWTTSSDMKLATECRTEMRALTESHEEEKIMWTKDRKALDELVRQGWGNQTFLQNHIDQYKEQLRFLNKSLVSSLQENAFLNSNITFLESKIEEYRIIEGNLTAEVSLQKDQIEALEHNLTLKAHELVSCEALQIAVQQLQTVAEKQTQACETSKQNLQKLLTNCKNLDQNKHEAVEYHLNLNDNNAAQGTTTRSITLVAILCLSLLFVQ; this is translated from the exons ATGGCAAGCTCAAAATCACGAAACATTGTGATTGCCTGCCTGGCCTTGTGGTCAATCATCTCCCTTATCATTATTGTGGTATGGACCACCTCGTCCGATATGAAATTAGCCACCGAATGTCGCACAGAGATGCGTGCCCTCACGGAGAGTCATGAAGAGGAAAAGATCATGTGGACCAAAGACCGAAAAGCCCTTGATGAGCTGGTAAGACAGGGATGGGGGAATCAGACTTTCCTACAAAATCATATCGACCAGTACAAGGAGCAGTTGCGATTTCTCAATAAGTCTCTTGTGTCCAGCCTCCAGGAAAAC GCTTTTTTGAATAGTAACATCACCTTTCTGGAGAGCAAGATTGAAGAATACAGAATCATTGAGGGGAACCTCACTGCTGAAGTCAGCCTGCAGAAAG ACCAGATTGAAGCCCTAGAACATAATTTGACGCTGAAGGCCCACGAGTTGGTGTCGTGTGAGGCTTTACAAATTGCTGTCCAACAGCTCCAAACGGTTGCAGAGAAGCAGACACAGGCCTGTGAGACCAGCAAGCAGAATTTACAGAAACTACT cACAAATTGCAAAAACTTGGACCAAAATAAACATGAGGCCGTTGAATACCATCTTAATCTCAATGACAACAATGCAGCCCAAGGAACCACCACAAGGAGTATTACACTTGTTGCGATTCTTTGCCTCAGTCTGCTTTTCGTACAAT aG